The following proteins are co-located in the Planococcus plakortidis genome:
- a CDS encoding Fur family transcriptional regulator translates to METRIDRIKKQLHAASYKLTPQREATVRILLDHEEDHLSAEDVYLLVKDIAPEIGLATVYRTLELLTELKIVDKINFGDGVSRYDLRQEGAAHFHHHLVCLECGAVDEIQEDLLEDVEAVVEKRWNFQIKDHRLTFHGICWRCNDSGADKPEKDA, encoded by the coding sequence ATGGAAACAAGGATAGATCGTATAAAAAAGCAATTACACGCTGCGAGTTATAAGCTGACGCCACAGCGTGAAGCAACGGTACGAATTTTATTGGATCATGAAGAAGACCATCTAAGCGCTGAAGATGTCTATCTCTTGGTCAAGGACATCGCACCGGAAATCGGCTTGGCTACGGTATACCGTACATTGGAACTTCTGACCGAATTGAAGATTGTCGATAAAATAAATTTTGGGGATGGCGTTTCCCGTTATGATTTGCGTCAGGAAGGCGCAGCACACTTCCATCATCACTTGGTCTGCCTGGAGTGTGGGGCAGTGGATGAAATACAGGAAGATTTGCTTGAAGATGTTGAAGCAGTTGTTGAAAAGCGCTGGAATTTCCAGATCAAGGACCACCGTCTGACTTTTCATGGCATTTGCTGGCGCTGCAATGATTCGGGTGCTGATAAGCCAGAAAAAGACGCGTAA
- a CDS encoding DUF3886 domain-containing protein, which produces MAKDKVNDKGLFSEDQLLKLKATKKELLKDQQKLEEEKEAQRQFERKEREKNMTFAELLERHGDSGNKY; this is translated from the coding sequence ATGGCAAAAGATAAAGTGAACGATAAAGGCCTTTTCTCGGAAGACCAGTTGTTGAAGTTGAAAGCTACGAAAAAAGAGTTATTGAAGGACCAGCAGAAGCTAGAGGAAGAAAAAGAAGCGCAACGCCAGTTCGAACGCAAAGAACGTGAAAAAAACATGACGTTTGCCGAATTGCTTGAGCGGCATGGAGATTCAGGAAATAAATATTGA
- a CDS encoding acetyl-CoA C-acetyltransferase, translating to MSQEIVIASAVRTAVGSFQGALKDVPATDLGAIVIKEALSRAGVAGDQVSEVIMGNVLQAGLGQNPARQASIKAGLPETVPAMTINKVCGSGLKSIHLAYQAIFAGDADIVVAGGMENMSCAPYLLEGARGGYRMGDQKVVDSMVHDGLTCAFNDYHMGVTAENLCDRYEISREEQDRFAARSQARASAAIEAGRFDEEIVPVEIPQRKGDPVIFSTDEYVKASSTEEKLAKLRPAFKKDGSVTAGNASGINDGAAAVIVMTKEKAEELGITPLAIISANGNAGVDPAVMGIGPVQAVKNALDKAGMALGDIDLIEANEAFAAQSIAVDRELKFDHEKLNVNGGAIAIGHPIGASGTRIFVTLLHEMKKRDAKTGLATLCIGGGQGVATIVKRP from the coding sequence ATGTCACAAGAAATCGTAATTGCAAGCGCTGTCAGAACGGCGGTCGGTTCGTTCCAAGGGGCTTTGAAAGATGTGCCGGCGACGGATCTCGGCGCCATCGTCATCAAGGAAGCTTTATCGCGCGCAGGGGTAGCGGGCGATCAAGTATCAGAAGTCATCATGGGCAATGTCCTGCAAGCAGGGCTCGGACAGAATCCGGCGCGCCAAGCATCCATTAAAGCAGGTCTGCCGGAGACGGTGCCGGCGATGACCATCAACAAAGTATGCGGATCGGGTTTGAAATCGATCCATTTGGCGTACCAAGCGATTTTCGCGGGTGATGCCGATATCGTTGTCGCAGGCGGCATGGAAAACATGAGCTGTGCACCGTATCTGTTAGAAGGCGCAAGAGGCGGCTACCGCATGGGAGACCAGAAAGTGGTCGACAGCATGGTCCATGATGGCTTGACATGTGCATTCAATGATTATCATATGGGCGTGACAGCTGAAAACCTTTGCGATCGCTACGAGATTTCACGCGAAGAACAGGATCGTTTTGCGGCCCGTTCGCAGGCCCGGGCTTCAGCCGCCATCGAAGCTGGACGTTTTGACGAGGAAATCGTGCCGGTGGAAATCCCGCAGCGTAAGGGCGATCCGGTCATCTTTAGCACGGATGAATACGTAAAGGCTTCTTCCACTGAAGAAAAGCTGGCGAAACTTCGCCCGGCATTTAAAAAAGACGGCAGTGTAACAGCCGGCAACGCTTCCGGCATCAACGACGGCGCAGCAGCTGTGATCGTCATGACGAAAGAAAAAGCAGAGGAGCTCGGCATCACACCGCTTGCCATCATTTCGGCGAACGGCAATGCAGGCGTCGATCCGGCGGTCATGGGCATCGGCCCGGTCCAAGCAGTGAAAAACGCCTTGGATAAAGCGGGCATGGCACTTGGGGACATCGATTTGATCGAGGCGAATGAAGCGTTTGCGGCGCAGTCGATTGCGGTAGACCGTGAATTGAAGTTCGACCATGAAAAATTGAACGTCAACGGCGGAGCCATCGCAATCGGCCATCCAATCGGCGCAAGCGGGACACGGATCTTCGTGACGCTTCTCCACGAAATGAAAAAACGCGATGCCAAGACAGGCCTAGCGACATTGTGCATCGGTGGCGGTCAAGGTGTCGCGACGATCGTAAAACGCCCATAA
- the xerD gene encoding site-specific tyrosine recombinase XerD, which produces MNDAKDALDDYLHFLRVERQLSDNTLTSYERDLKVYIQYMSEVEQLERLGNIERVHILNHLRHLQEMAKTSRTVARHISSIRSFHQFLIREKRSDSDPTVHLEMPQMDKKLPNVLSIEEIDALLNSPDTSKANGLRDRAMLELLYASGMRVSECINLDMEDVHLTMGFVRCTGKGGKERIIPLGRAALEANREYIESGRLALRNPAEKTDALFINQRGKRLTRQGFWKLLKQHAQKAGIQKELTPHTLRHSFATHLIENGADLRAVQEMLGHADISTTQIYTHVSKTRLKDVYSQFHPRA; this is translated from the coding sequence ATGAACGATGCAAAAGATGCACTTGACGATTATTTGCATTTTCTCCGTGTGGAAAGGCAGCTGTCTGATAATACGCTGACTTCTTATGAACGCGACTTGAAAGTTTACATACAATATATGAGTGAAGTCGAGCAATTGGAGCGGCTTGGGAACATCGAACGCGTACATATCTTAAATCATCTGCGGCACTTGCAGGAAATGGCGAAAACTTCACGTACGGTGGCAAGGCATATTTCCTCGATCCGCAGTTTCCACCAATTCTTGATACGGGAAAAACGCAGCGATTCGGATCCGACCGTCCATCTGGAAATGCCTCAAATGGATAAGAAGTTGCCAAATGTTCTATCTATAGAAGAAATCGATGCGTTATTGAATTCCCCGGATACCTCAAAAGCTAATGGGCTGCGCGACCGGGCCATGCTGGAATTGCTTTATGCAAGCGGGATGCGTGTCAGTGAATGCATCAACTTGGATATGGAAGATGTTCATTTGACGATGGGGTTCGTGCGCTGCACAGGAAAAGGCGGCAAGGAACGGATCATCCCGCTCGGGAGGGCTGCGCTTGAAGCCAACCGCGAATACATTGAATCGGGGCGGCTCGCTTTGAGGAACCCGGCTGAGAAAACGGATGCCTTGTTCATCAACCAGCGCGGCAAACGTTTGACGCGCCAAGGGTTCTGGAAACTGCTGAAGCAGCACGCTCAGAAAGCGGGCATCCAAAAAGAATTGACGCCACACACATTGCGCCATTCATTTGCCACCCATTTGATCGAAAACGGCGCTGACCTGCGTGCCGTGCAGGAGATGCTCGGTCATGCCGATATTTCAACGACCCAAATCTATACCCATGTCAGCAAGACGCGATTAAAAGATGTCTACTCGCAATTCCATCCACGCGCATAA
- a CDS encoding pyrimidine-nucleoside phosphorylase, producing the protein MRMVDLIEKKRDGHELSTEEIRFIVSGYTNGEIADYQMSSFLMAVFFQDMSERERADLTMAMAESGDQIDLSAIDGIKVDKHSTGGVGDTTTLVLGPLVAACGVPVAKMSGRGLGHTGGTIDKLEAIDGFHVELSTEDFIRQVNEHKLAVIGQSGNLTPADKKMYSLRDVTATVNSIPLIASSIMSKKIAAGADAIVLDVKTGEGAFMKTEEDAKKLAHAMVGIGNATGRKTMAIISDMSQPLGFAIGNALEVKEAIETLQGKGPEDLTELCLVLGSQMVVVGGKAETLEEARAMLEGAIRDGSALQAFRQLIEDQGGNPAVVDDLSLLPQAEFVTELPAKQDGYISFMEADEIGTAAMVLGAGRATKDSTIDLSVGLVLHKKVGDFVKKGEALATIYSNTQDLAECQEMLYNSIEYSNEPVEPIQLVSALITD; encoded by the coding sequence ATGAGAATGGTGGACTTGATTGAAAAGAAACGCGATGGCCATGAGCTGTCCACAGAAGAAATCCGTTTTATCGTCTCTGGCTATACGAATGGCGAAATTGCCGATTATCAAATGAGCTCTTTTTTGATGGCGGTATTTTTCCAGGATATGAGCGAGCGTGAACGGGCAGATTTGACGATGGCGATGGCAGAGTCGGGCGACCAGATCGATTTATCAGCCATTGATGGCATTAAAGTGGATAAGCATTCAACAGGAGGCGTCGGCGACACGACGACGCTCGTTCTTGGGCCGCTGGTAGCAGCTTGTGGCGTGCCGGTTGCGAAAATGAGCGGGCGCGGCCTCGGGCATACCGGCGGAACAATCGACAAACTCGAAGCGATCGACGGTTTCCACGTTGAGCTGTCGACAGAAGATTTCATTCGCCAAGTGAACGAACACAAATTGGCGGTCATCGGCCAAAGCGGCAACTTGACGCCCGCCGATAAAAAGATGTATTCCTTGCGCGATGTAACGGCAACTGTGAACAGCATCCCATTGATCGCCAGTTCGATCATGAGCAAGAAAATTGCAGCCGGCGCAGACGCCATCGTCCTTGACGTGAAAACAGGCGAAGGTGCATTCATGAAAACCGAAGAAGATGCCAAAAAACTGGCGCATGCCATGGTCGGCATCGGCAATGCGACAGGGCGCAAAACGATGGCCATCATTTCGGACATGAGCCAGCCGCTCGGGTTTGCGATCGGCAATGCGCTGGAAGTGAAAGAAGCGATCGAAACGCTGCAAGGCAAAGGCCCGGAAGACCTGACGGAACTATGCCTCGTGCTTGGCAGCCAAATGGTGGTGGTCGGTGGCAAGGCGGAAACTTTGGAAGAGGCGCGTGCAATGCTAGAAGGCGCCATCCGTGACGGCTCCGCACTGCAAGCCTTCCGCCAACTGATCGAAGACCAGGGCGGCAACCCGGCTGTTGTCGATGACCTCAGCCTATTGCCGCAAGCAGAATTCGTTACGGAACTCCCGGCAAAGCAGGACGGCTATATTTCCTTTATGGAAGCGGATGAAATCGGGACGGCAGCCATGGTGCTCGGCGCAGGCCGCGCAACGAAGGATTCGACCATCGATTTGTCGGTCGGCCTGGTGCTGCACAAGAAAGTCGGTGATTTCGTCAAAAAAGGCGAAGCCTTGGCGACAATTTATTCCAACACACAAGACCTCGCGGAATGCCAGGAAATGTTATACAATAGTATCGAGTATTCAAACGAGCCGGTTGAACCGATTCAACTCGTCTCCGCTTTGATCACCGATTAA
- a CDS encoding alpha/beta hydrolase: MKKRLLLTSAVVSSTLTASFAALGFAASNRLMYVKNKDASLILERETAAKRYDEAWYANAKKSERWIESENGYPIKAIFLEPHNTNRYVIICHGVTESKVNSFKYARMFERLGFNSVVYDHRRHGESGGKTTSFGHYEKLDLQAVVKALKLHVGPSLFFGIHGESMGAATTLLYAGMEDTADFYISDCAYSDISEQILHVMRTTTPMRTSLALRLANVFLKLRDGYSITTVSPREVVKKIAKPVLFIHSLPDEFVLPKMTKELFELKQGAKQLKLFDVGEHAQSFNKNPDEYEGTVAEFLMAHDLLVPKTADGVSQISS; the protein is encoded by the coding sequence ATGAAAAAGCGATTATTGTTGACTTCAGCCGTCGTCTCGAGCACCTTGACCGCTTCTTTTGCCGCTTTGGGTTTTGCCGCAAGCAACCGTCTCATGTACGTGAAGAATAAAGACGCATCTTTGATTTTGGAACGCGAAACGGCCGCCAAACGCTACGACGAAGCTTGGTATGCGAACGCCAAAAAAAGTGAACGGTGGATCGAATCCGAAAATGGCTATCCGATCAAAGCGATTTTCCTGGAGCCGCACAACACGAACCGTTACGTCATCATTTGCCATGGCGTCACGGAAAGCAAAGTGAACTCGTTCAAATATGCACGCATGTTCGAACGACTCGGCTTTAACTCTGTCGTCTATGACCATCGCCGGCACGGGGAGTCGGGCGGCAAGACAACGAGCTTCGGTCATTACGAAAAGCTGGACTTGCAGGCCGTCGTCAAGGCGTTGAAACTCCATGTGGGGCCATCTTTGTTCTTCGGCATTCATGGCGAGTCGATGGGCGCTGCAACGACGCTATTGTATGCCGGAATGGAGGACACGGCGGATTTTTATATCTCTGACTGCGCCTATTCCGACATCAGCGAACAGATTTTGCACGTCATGCGCACGACGACACCGATGCGTACGTCCTTGGCGCTTCGCCTTGCCAATGTATTCCTGAAACTGCGTGACGGCTATTCCATTACCACCGTATCGCCGAGGGAAGTCGTGAAAAAGATTGCAAAGCCTGTACTGTTCATCCACAGCCTGCCAGATGAGTTCGTCTTGCCGAAAATGACGAAAGAATTATTCGAATTGAAACAAGGCGCCAAACAGCTGAAATTGTTCGATGTAGGCGAGCATGCCCAATCATTCAATAAAAATCCCGACGAATACGAAGGGACGGTGGCAGAATTCCTTATGGCCCATGATTTATTAGTGCCTAAAACTGCGGACGGGGTTTCGCAGATTTCCAGCTGA
- the deoB gene encoding phosphopentomutase encodes MTMKPFTRIHLIVLDSVGIGEAPDAEAFGDKGADTLGHIAQSVGGLKMPNMEKLGLANIVPVEGLEAQDTPAAHFGRLQEASVGKDTMTGHWEIMGLNIDTPFKVYPEGFPQELIDKLEQATGRKVIGNKPASGTEILDELGQEHMETGAMIVYTSADPVLQIAAHEEVIPLEELYRICEMARELTLDPEFLVGRVIARPFLGEPGAFKSTSNRHDYALTPFDRTVMNELQDAGKDVIAIGKINDIYNGAGVTEALRTADNADGMDKLVQVAGKDFNGLSFLNLVDFDALFGHRRDPEGYAKALEAFDARLPEVLGELREDDLLLITADHGNDPTFPGTDHTREYVPLLAFSPRFNGGSDLGTGSTFADIGATIAENFACELPKFGTSFLTKLN; translated from the coding sequence ATGACAATGAAACCGTTTACTCGTATACATTTAATCGTTCTGGACTCTGTTGGCATCGGCGAAGCGCCGGATGCCGAAGCGTTCGGTGACAAAGGGGCAGATACGCTCGGCCACATCGCCCAATCGGTCGGTGGCCTCAAGATGCCGAATATGGAAAAACTGGGGCTTGCCAATATCGTGCCGGTCGAGGGGCTTGAGGCACAGGATACGCCAGCCGCCCATTTCGGCCGTTTACAGGAAGCGTCTGTCGGAAAAGACACGATGACAGGGCACTGGGAAATCATGGGCCTCAATATCGACACGCCGTTCAAAGTATACCCGGAAGGCTTCCCGCAAGAGTTGATCGACAAGCTTGAACAGGCGACTGGCCGCAAAGTCATCGGCAATAAACCGGCAAGCGGTACGGAAATCCTCGATGAACTCGGGCAAGAGCATATGGAAACAGGGGCGATGATCGTCTACACTTCAGCTGACCCGGTTCTCCAGATCGCCGCACATGAAGAAGTCATTCCGCTGGAAGAGCTGTACCGGATTTGCGAAATGGCACGTGAACTGACCCTCGATCCCGAATTCCTGGTCGGGCGAGTCATTGCGCGGCCATTCCTCGGCGAACCTGGAGCCTTTAAGAGCACATCCAACCGCCACGATTACGCTTTGACGCCTTTCGACCGCACCGTCATGAACGAATTGCAGGACGCCGGCAAAGATGTCATCGCCATCGGCAAGATCAACGATATCTACAACGGTGCTGGGGTGACGGAAGCATTGAGAACAGCCGATAATGCTGACGGCATGGACAAGCTGGTCCAAGTGGCCGGCAAGGATTTCAACGGCTTGAGCTTTTTGAATCTTGTCGATTTTGACGCGCTTTTCGGCCATCGCAGAGACCCGGAAGGCTACGCAAAAGCGCTCGAAGCATTCGATGCACGCCTGCCGGAAGTACTTGGGGAGTTGCGTGAAGACGATTTGCTGCTGATCACGGCAGACCATGGAAACGACCCGACTTTCCCGGGAACCGATCATACCCGCGAATATGTTCCGCTTCTCGCATTCTCCCCGCGTTTCAACGGTGGGTCTGACCTTGGAACAGGATCGACGTTTGCGGATATCGGTGCGACCATTGCCGAGAATTTCGCTTGTGAACTGCCGAAATTCGGCACAAGCTTTCTAACGAAACTAAACTAA
- a CDS encoding NUDIX hydrolase, translating to MKKFEEKTIHSERLYEGKVINLKVDDVMLPNGKQSKRELIEHPGAVAVIALTSDKKIIMVEQYRKALERSLVEIPAGKLELGEAPEYTAMRELEEETGYSAEKLEKVISFSTSPGFADEVVHVFFATGLHRAANGAVTDDDEFVELLEVTVEEAQSLIDNEQIYDAKTAYAVQWVKNYLSDKN from the coding sequence ATGAAGAAATTTGAAGAAAAAACCATCCATAGCGAACGTTTATACGAAGGCAAGGTCATCAATTTGAAAGTTGACGATGTGATGCTGCCGAATGGCAAACAGTCCAAGCGCGAATTGATCGAGCACCCTGGCGCAGTGGCGGTCATCGCATTGACAAGCGACAAAAAAATCATCATGGTCGAACAATACCGCAAAGCGCTCGAACGCTCACTGGTCGAAATTCCGGCCGGAAAACTGGAACTCGGCGAGGCACCGGAGTACACGGCTATGCGTGAACTGGAAGAAGAGACAGGCTATTCAGCGGAAAAGCTCGAAAAAGTGATCAGCTTCTCGACATCTCCCGGATTTGCCGATGAAGTGGTCCACGTTTTCTTTGCCACGGGCTTGCACCGAGCGGCAAACGGTGCCGTGACGGATGACGACGAATTCGTGGAATTGCTCGAAGTGACGGTGGAAGAAGCTCAAAGCTTAATTGATAATGAGCAGATTTATGATGCGAAAACCGCTTACGCTGTGCAATGGGTTAAAAACTACTTATCAGATAAGAATTAA
- a CDS encoding hydroxymethylglutaryl-CoA lyase — protein MFSLPKTTTIIEVGPRDGLQNEARNVNTEDKLDFIRALQEAGLQEMELTSFVSPKWVPQMADARDIIAGVKRAGRQMVLTPNERGITSALEAGADAIAVFVGVSNSFNEKNINKTTAQSMEALKPLIEKVKRDGVFVRACISTAFHCPFEGKVDPRDTVELCRQFVDWGVDELSVADTIGLADPQESHELFSRLKEQFPDVLIAAHFHDTRRMALANAYAALLAGVDRFDASAGGLGGCPFAPGATGNVATEDLVHMFHHMGVDTGVDLEKLYEAISLIEPHVSNPLQTGMYTLYKNRK, from the coding sequence ATGTTTAGTTTACCAAAAACAACTACGATAATCGAGGTCGGGCCGCGTGATGGCCTGCAAAATGAAGCCAGGAATGTCAACACGGAAGACAAATTGGACTTTATCAGGGCTTTGCAAGAAGCCGGCTTACAGGAAATGGAGCTGACGTCTTTCGTATCGCCGAAATGGGTGCCGCAAATGGCCGATGCACGGGACATCATTGCCGGCGTAAAAAGGGCCGGGCGGCAAATGGTGTTGACGCCGAATGAGCGGGGCATCACGTCTGCCCTGGAAGCCGGTGCCGACGCAATCGCCGTCTTTGTCGGTGTGTCCAATTCATTCAACGAAAAGAACATCAACAAGACGACTGCCCAGTCGATGGAGGCGTTGAAACCATTGATTGAAAAGGTGAAGCGGGACGGTGTCTTTGTCCGCGCCTGTATTTCAACAGCGTTCCACTGCCCGTTTGAAGGCAAAGTCGACCCGCGCGACACGGTGGAGCTATGTCGCCAATTCGTCGATTGGGGAGTCGATGAATTGAGCGTCGCCGATACGATTGGGCTTGCGGACCCGCAAGAAAGCCACGAATTGTTCAGCCGCTTGAAAGAACAGTTTCCGGATGTACTGATTGCGGCACATTTCCATGACACAAGACGCATGGCACTTGCCAATGCTTATGCGGCACTTCTCGCAGGAGTGGATCGTTTCGACGCATCCGCCGGCGGGCTCGGCGGATGCCCATTCGCACCGGGCGCAACTGGAAATGTCGCGACAGAAGACCTTGTGCATATGTTTCACCACATGGGCGTCGACACAGGCGTCGATCTCGAGAAACTTTACGAAGCAATTTCACTTATCGAGCCCCATGTCTCGAACCCGCTGCAAACAGGCATGTATACGTTATACAAAAACAGAAAATGA
- a CDS encoding aldo/keto reductase: protein MKYNTLGTSGFEVSEIALGCMSLPEDPKQAGAIIDEAMDNGVTYFDTADFYGKGKNEEIVGGALGNRRKDIILASKVGNEWSEGSDEVKWNPTKAYIKEQIHNSLRRLQTDYLDLYQLHGGMITDNSEETIEAFEELKKEGLIRAYGISSIRPNVIHRFLAESEIASVMMQYSLLDRRPEELLPEIGQAGRSVVARGSLAKGLLTAEGFTRAEKMGDYLQYGSNQLTDTLNKLTAIHDNIHALALHSVLSDNTVAAAATGASSPGQLRETLQAYQQPVSTQQIEEAKKATRLDRYEQHRD from the coding sequence ATGAAATACAATACACTGGGAACCAGCGGATTTGAAGTTAGTGAAATTGCACTCGGCTGTATGTCATTGCCGGAAGACCCGAAACAAGCAGGAGCCATTATCGACGAAGCGATGGACAATGGCGTCACTTATTTCGACACAGCCGATTTCTACGGCAAAGGAAAGAACGAGGAAATCGTCGGCGGCGCCCTTGGCAATCGGCGCAAAGACATCATCCTTGCCAGCAAAGTGGGCAATGAATGGTCAGAAGGATCGGATGAGGTGAAATGGAATCCGACGAAAGCTTACATCAAAGAACAGATCCATAACTCGCTGCGCCGGCTCCAGACCGATTACTTGGATTTATACCAGCTTCATGGCGGTATGATCACCGACAATTCGGAAGAGACGATCGAGGCGTTCGAGGAATTGAAAAAGGAGGGCCTCATCCGCGCATATGGAATCTCATCCATCCGCCCGAATGTCATCCATCGCTTTTTGGCTGAGAGCGAGATCGCTTCCGTCATGATGCAATATAGCCTCCTTGACCGGCGCCCCGAAGAATTGCTTCCGGAAATCGGCCAAGCCGGCCGCTCTGTCGTGGCACGCGGCAGCCTGGCAAAAGGCTTGCTGACGGCTGAAGGGTTCACACGCGCAGAAAAGATGGGCGACTACCTGCAATACGGCTCGAACCAGCTGACGGATACTTTGAATAAGCTTACCGCTATCCATGACAATATCCATGCGCTCGCCCTGCATTCGGTGCTATCAGACAACACCGTCGCAGCCGCAGCGACCGGCGCGAGCAGTCCTGGGCAATTGCGCGAAACCTTGCAGGCTTATCAACAGCCTGTCAGCACGCAGCAGATCGAAGAAGCCAAGAAAGCGACACGGCTTGACCGCTATGAACAACATCGCGATTAA
- a CDS encoding flotillin family protein codes for MESIGIISVLIVILILAALAGVGYFFWMKLRYRTAKSNEALIITGPKLGDPKKDTNIFTDDEGRSMKIIRGGGYLLRRFQTSTPVNLTSFQLKLSTPRVYTNAGVPIVADAVAMVKVADTLNGIANYAEQFLGKEQDEIEREIIEVLGSNLRAILSKMTVEDINSDREKFNTDVQEIAQKQLDLMGFKITSLGLTDLRDADEDNGYLENLGRPRIAEVRKQAEIAEANTERETRIHRAQTDQEAKEEEYMRQIAIAESRKQKDLKDAAFKEETERARAKSEQSYELEKAKLAMEIQEEELNMQFMERERAVRLEEEESKVRKTKADASYYETTRTAEAEARRSVIDGEAKAKIKRDEGAAEAEVIRERGKAEAESRKLLAEAMEEHGDVIIAEKLIDMLPVFAEKVAQPLNNIDSVKIIDSGNGQGVPSFGRSVTRTMVDMQEPLKEMTGIDIADMLKSYTSRNTQATQAAVQPVTQPVSDQPVDEAAKEDPEQI; via the coding sequence ATGGAGTCAATCGGCATTATTTCAGTATTAATCGTCATTCTCATTTTGGCGGCACTTGCAGGCGTCGGCTATTTCTTCTGGATGAAGCTCCGCTACCGCACAGCCAAATCGAATGAAGCCTTGATCATTACAGGGCCGAAACTAGGGGACCCGAAAAAAGACACGAACATCTTTACGGACGATGAAGGGCGTTCCATGAAGATCATCCGGGGCGGAGGGTACTTGCTGCGGCGTTTCCAGACTTCGACGCCGGTCAATTTGACCTCGTTCCAGTTGAAGCTGTCGACGCCACGCGTCTATACGAATGCCGGGGTGCCGATCGTCGCGGATGCTGTCGCGATGGTCAAAGTTGCAGATACTTTGAATGGCATCGCCAATTATGCAGAGCAATTTCTCGGAAAAGAGCAGGATGAGATCGAGCGCGAGATCATCGAAGTTCTCGGCAGTAATCTGCGGGCCATCCTGTCTAAGATGACCGTCGAAGATATCAATAGCGACCGGGAGAAATTCAATACCGATGTCCAGGAAATCGCGCAAAAACAACTTGATTTAATGGGCTTTAAAATCACTTCACTCGGATTGACGGACCTCCGCGATGCCGATGAAGACAATGGCTATCTTGAAAATCTTGGACGGCCGCGCATCGCTGAAGTGCGCAAGCAGGCGGAAATCGCGGAGGCAAATACGGAGCGGGAAACACGCATCCACCGTGCCCAAACCGACCAGGAAGCGAAAGAAGAAGAGTATATGCGCCAAATCGCCATTGCCGAATCGCGCAAACAGAAAGACTTGAAAGACGCGGCGTTCAAGGAAGAAACCGAACGCGCACGCGCCAAGTCTGAGCAGTCGTATGAACTCGAAAAAGCGAAACTCGCGATGGAGATCCAGGAAGAAGAATTGAATATGCAGTTCATGGAGCGCGAACGTGCGGTCCGTCTGGAAGAAGAAGAAAGCAAGGTACGCAAAACCAAAGCGGATGCCAGCTATTACGAAACGACGCGGACGGCAGAAGCGGAAGCGAGACGTTCTGTTATCGATGGGGAAGCGAAAGCGAAGATCAAGCGCGATGAAGGGGCTGCAGAAGCCGAAGTCATCCGTGAGCGCGGGAAAGCGGAAGCCGAATCCCGCAAATTGCTAGCGGAAGCGATGGAAGAACATGGCGATGTCATCATTGCGGAGAAACTGATCGACATGCTGCCAGTCTTCGCCGAAAAAGTGGCACAGCCGCTCAACAATATCGATTCGGTGAAAATCATCGATTCCGGAAACGGGCAAGGCGTTCCGTCTTTCGGCAGAAGCGTCACACGCACGATGGTCGATATGCAGGAACCGTTGAAAGAAATGACGGGCATTGATATTGCTGACATGCTGAAGTCCTACACTTCAAGAAATACACAAGCTACACAAGCGGCTGTACAGCCAGTAACTCAACCGGTGAGTGACCAGCCTGTAGACGAGGCGGCAAAAGAAGACCCGGAACAAATTTAA